TAATACCAGAACGTGAAAAGTCACCTAATGATATAGCGGGTCCACTCTACAGTTAAAAGCAGAATAGGTACTACTCATTAACAAAATTAGTGGGTAGTATACCACCCCCTTACCCCAGAAAAAACACCTCGCAACTAATTGATTATCAATTGAATAGCACCTACTGTCAAGACAGAGGGTGATATAGAATAGAGAGAATAAATTAAATAAATAACAATATAAATTAATAGATATAAGATATTATGATAATTAGTTATTGTATATGATATTAATCGTAATAAATATAATATATGAGACACATAGAATAGTATAATTGATAAAAAAAAGGACCTGCCAAAATTAGCTAAATCATATTAGAAAAGTACAATTTTACATATAATCACACTTGTAACGTTCCTAACTCAGTATCACATATATCTTTTTCAGTTGCAGCAAAAAAAGTTTAAAAATATGGGTTACCTTTTAGGTACTTAGTGTATTAAGTACATATAGAATATACTTGATGTTAAAGTTCATCAATCCTCAAATAAAAAACCAATCTGGTTGCTGGATCCAGATTTAAATATAAAAACCAGCGAGCGATCACTCTCCCATCTGCAAATTACTGATAGAAAGGTATTTCAGATGTCCCACAGATGATAACTCGATAAACAAAGTACTATATAACTTTTAGTGTTTAACTCCTCCAAAGCCATCTTCGAGGCTCTATCCATTCATTCTGGAACGAAGATCTAAATAAAGTTTATAGTAGAGTTTAATGAATTTTTATCTTCCTGCAAACCTTAAAAACGTATTACAATTAGCCATTGAATCAGAAGAATTAAATGAACATATGAGGTTAAACTCTCATATGGATAAGTACTATCATGTTATTCACACACTGTATATCAAAAGGCATACAGAAAAATATAATGGCTTAGACAGCTTCCATAAGTTACACTCAGACATATTATCTGAATTGTATGGTGAAAGGTATTATAAAACCATACTCAACACATTGATTGAGTTAGGTATTATTGAATGTGACAATTATTATGTTACAACCACGAAAAGTAAAGGCTACCGGCTAACAGATAAGTATCGAACAACAAAGTTTGAGATGGTATCTCCTACTGATTCACAGTTCATTCAAAAGATCAAAGACTTCAAACATAGAAGCCAAGATCAGAAAATAAAGCTGAACAAAAGACTTTATAATCGCTTACAGTTAGATCTATCCAGTTTATCCATCCAGACAGAAAAAGCATTAGAGTATTGTGTAGCTGAAGTATGTAACCATTATAACATATCCAAACCGTGCTATACATCTATAATTGACGCTCAAAATCAGATTAGTGATTTGATAGAAAACAATGAATTGTATCTGAGTGAAATTGAGTTCCTGAAAAAGGAAAATGAAATTGCAGCAAAGGTCCAGGAGTACAGAACCAAAAAACTAACTGGTTTTAACTTTCTGAAATTCAAATCATATCTAATCAATATTACCCTGATAGCTGAAGGTGATATCAACTTTACCATCGACAGCAAAACAAATAGAGTCTATTCCTTTTTCACTTCTTTTCCGTCAAAGCTCCGGCAATTCTTACTATTAAACAATCACCCATTAGTATTTGCAGATATCCGGAATAGCCAGCCATTCTTATTTGCATGTATGTTAATTAGCTATTACAAACAACGCCACCTGGCATTACCGGATGATGTGAAGCATTATATTGAACTATGTAGATCAGGTAAGTTTTACGATTACCTGATGGAACAGGAAGGAATAACCCAGGAACATAGAAAGGAATGGAAAGCCAAGTTTTTCGAAAAAGTCTTTTTCAATAAACATTCAGAAAAGAAGGTATGGCAACAGGAAAAAGCAATGCAGAATCAATTTCCAAACGTATTCAAAGTAATCCTTCATTTGAAGGAAACTGATTACCGGACACTGGCACGAAACCTTCAACGGAAAGAAGCACAGATGTTTATTAACATTATTGCAAAAGCAATCTATAAGGATAACCTGAATGTGCAAATACTGACGTGTCATGACGCAATCTATACAACTCACGATCATATTGATTTAGTGGTGCATCATATTATGAAAAGCTATAAGGATATGTATAACATTCAGCCCACAATTGAAAAAGGATGTTATGAAGTTGAACCGGAACCTGCTGATTATCAAGTGGCGGATTTTTCCGCTTCGCATAATACCCAGCCAACTAGGTATACTCTTGAAGAGCTGGATTATATCAATAAAGCGTTAAAAGAGCTAGGTATAATAGAAGAAGAATTAACTGAAGAAATACCCATACCATTCTAAATTTTAATCTATATGACAACTAACGATTCAAGACTAAAAAATGCGATAATAAAAGAAATGTTTGGTGACACATTAGTCATTAATAAGAAGGGCCTACAGTTTCATTTTTCAAATAATATAGTGTCTGTATTTGATCAGATTAACGATAGACAGAAACTATATATGTCACTGGATCAAATCTTCAAACAAGCCCAAAGAAAAGACACTCTGAGCCGGATAGTTAATATAAATCAAATAGATATCCAGCATATATTCTAATATATAAATATAACTATATAAAGAATTTTCAATTACAATAAGCCATTTGATATAAATTTTCTAATATTTTTAAGCTTTTTCAAAAAATCAAACTACTTATATATGAACAGTAACTAATAAAAGGTTTCTGTAAAATATATAAGAATGTTTTTAAATGAAGACAATGGCAACATTACCCTAAAAACTGGCAGATCAGCTGAATTAGAAAGAATCAAAAATTATTTCAACCTGATTTTCGAATCAGAAAAAAGTGGTGAAAAATTCCCTGTACACTTAGCATATGTCTGGGAATTGGGTTATACAGAAAAAAGAACGGCTGTAGCTGCACTAAAGAAAAAGTATAAGGAAGGTTATGATTATCAGGTTTCGCAGAGTATTCTGCAAAACCCTCTTGGAGGTAGACCGGAAGAAATATACCACCTGACTACACAATGTTTCGAATACTTGATTGCACGTGAGCGAGACGAAATTTTTGAAGTATATCGGCAGTGCCGAATTGCGATAACCAGCCAGGTTAATCGAATGCCAACACATCCAGAAGCATTAAGAGGATGGGCAACAGCACTTGAAGCAAATCAATTATTGCAGTCAGAGAATAAAGAACTAGCCAGAGAAGTTAATCAATTAACTGTTGTAGTTGATCAACAGAATGAAGCTATCCGAAAAAAAGAAGCAGAAGTTGACCTACTTATCGGTGTAAAAAACACATACACCATAACTGATATTGCAAAAGAACTTCAGATCTCCGCGAAGGCATTAAATCAGAGGCTTCTTAATGAGAAGGTTATCTACTTTACCAATAAAGACAGGTATGAATATTCATACTACGCCCACTATAGTAATTACTTTATCCGGAAACAGTTTAAAACACCTTCAGGCTTTAGTTCATTTACCCTACACGTAACTCCAGAAGGAAGGCTTTGGTTACTAAAAAGATTTAAAAAGGAGGTTGAGTAATGAGATTGATGATACTTGTAATCTTTTTTGCATTCGTTATTCGAATGTTTCTTCCGGAAAGGAGGCATTATGACCGGAACTGAATTTATTCAAATCGTTGATGAACTTATTGATACTTGTTTACAATCAGAAGAATTATTAAGCATTCACCAAAAGTCTGAAGTCATACAGAAACTACTGGATGCTCAACGAATGCTAACCAAAACCAATAAAGAAAAGTGCCGGTATATTTTTCGATCTACTACAAATCATCTCTGCAAAAAAGCAGCTCTGGCATATTGCTATAATTCAGAAATACAGATTGAAAATCTGGCACTGATAGAACGTTTCTTCCTCATCGAAAGAACTAAAA
This genomic stretch from Xanthocytophaga agilis harbors:
- a CDS encoding phage antirepressor KilAC domain-containing protein; this encodes MFLNEDNGNITLKTGRSAELERIKNYFNLIFESEKSGEKFPVHLAYVWELGYTEKRTAVAALKKKYKEGYDYQVSQSILQNPLGGRPEEIYHLTTQCFEYLIARERDEIFEVYRQCRIAITSQVNRMPTHPEALRGWATALEANQLLQSENKELAREVNQLTVVVDQQNEAIRKKEAEVDLLIGVKNTYTITDIAKELQISAKALNQRLLNEKVIYFTNKDRYEYSYYAHYSNYFIRKQFKTPSGFSSFTLHVTPEGRLWLLKRFKKEVE